The genomic region CGATGAGCTGGCTCGTGAGGTTCTTCAGTCTCGCCTGGGCGCGACGCGAGCCGTCCCAGTCACCGACCCAGGCATCCAGGCTGTCGAGCCGGTCGAAGGCCTCGATGAGCTCGTCGTGCGTCACCTCGCCGCCGATCCACTCGTACATCGAGCTCACCAGGGCGTCGTGGTCGGTGCGGCTGCTCAGGGCGGCGACGTCGATGTAGCCGTTGACGACGGCGTCTTCGAAGTCGTGCACCGAGTAGGCGATGTCGTCGGAGAGGTCCATCACCTGTGCCTCGATGCAGCGCACGCGGTCTGGCGCGCCCTCGCGCAGCCAATGGAAGGCCGGCTCGTCGTCGGCGTAGAAGCCGAACTTGGCGCGACCGCTCGGATCGGCCACCGACGACGACGACGGCCACGGATACTTGCAGCTGGCGTCGAGGCTGGCCCTGGTGAGGTTGAGGCCGTAAGGATGCCCGTCGTCGCCGAACACCTTCGGCTCCAGCCTGGTCAAGAGCCGCAGCGTCTGCGCGTTGCCCTCGAACCCGCCGATGTCTGCCGACCACTCCGACAGCGCACGCTCACCGTTGTGTCCGAACGGAGGGTGCCCGATGTCGTGCGCGAGACAGGCCGTGTCGACCACATCGGGATCGAGGCCGAGGCTGGATGCCAGCTCCCTGCCCACCTGCGCCACCTCGAGCGAGTGCGTGAGACGGTTGCGCGCGAAGTCGAGACCCGCTGTGGGGCTGAGCACCTGCGTCTTCGCGGCGAGACGACGCAGCGCGCTGGAATGCAGAAGTCTCGCCCTGTCCCTGGCGAAGTCGCTGCGCCGGGTGGAGTGCTGCTCGGGCAGCCAGCGCTCACGGTCGAACTCGGTGTAACCGTGATCAGCCGCCACTCGTGTTCACCTCTGCTTCCGCCAGTTGGGCGTGTTGCGTGGCCTCGATCGAGCGGGACTCGAGCCAGCGGTCGGGCAGCGCGGGCACCTTGGGCGTTCCGGCCCGGCCGCGCGGTCCTTCGGCATCTTCGCCGGGATACGGAAGGGTCGGGTCGAGCGTGCCCAGCAGGTCGTCGAGCGCGGCCAGCGTCTCGACCGTCGCGAGCCTCGCCCGCAGCTCTCCGCCGACGGGATAGCCCTTGAAGTACCAGGCGACGTGCTTGCGGATGTCGCGACATCCGCGCTCTTCGCTTTCGAAGAACTCCACGAGCAGCTCGGCGTGTCTGCGGAACGCTGCCATGACCTCGCCGAGGCTGGGGCGGGCCGTGGCGGCCGCAGCCTCCTCGGCGCTGATCTCGCCTGCGCGCGCCTTGAAAGCCGCGGAGAGATCGCCGAACAGCCAGGGGCGTCCGAGGCAGCCGCGACCCACCACGACGCCGTCGCAACCGGTCTGCTCGACCATGCGCACGGCATCCGCGCCCGTCCAGATGTCGCCGTTGCCGAGCACCGGCACGCTGGTCACGGTCTCTTTGAGGGTCGCGATCGCCGACCAGTCGGCGTGCCCGGAGTAGAACTCCGACGCGGTGCGCGCGTGCAGGGCGATGGATGCCACGCCCGCGTCTTCAGCGATGCGACCGGCCTCGAGATAGGTCAGGTGGTCACCGTCGATGCCTTTGCGCATCTTGACGGTGAGCGGCAGATCGCCCGCGGCACGCACGGCGGCGGTCACGATGTCGCGGAAGAGATCGAGCTTCCACGGCAGCGCCGCTCCACCGCCCTTGCGGGTGACCTTCGGTACGGGGCAGCCGAAGTTGAGATCGATGTGGTCCGCTCGGTCTTCGGCGACCAGCATCGTGACGGCCTCACGCACCGTCTTCGGGTCGACGCCGTAGAGCTGGATCGAGCGCGGCGTCTCGCTCTCGTGGTGCCTGATCAGCCGCATCGACTCCGGGGTGCGCTCGACGAGTGCGCGCGACGTGATCATCTCGCTCACGTACAGGCCGGCTCCGAACTCGCGGCACAGCCTTCGGAACGCCGTATTCGTGATGCCGGCCATGGGCGCGAGCACGACGGGCGAGTCGAGACGCAGCGGTCCGATGGCCAACTGCGACGGGCTTAGGGTTGCGGAGGGAGACATCGTTCATGATTCTCCCAGATCTCGCTGAGAACACCGATGGCGCCGCCGCGTGACGCCGAAAGGACGTGGTGGGCCGTGGCCGAGGGACGCGATCGAGTACTCGAGGATGCCGCAGCTCGCGGGGTCGAGGTGCGGATCGTACCGCGCCCGCGCGCCGACTCGCTGCAGGAAGCGGCCGCTCTGCTGGGCATCGAACCGTCCGACATCGTCAAGACCCTCGTCGTGAAGCGGCACGACGGCGACTACCTCTTCGCGCTCGTGCCGGGCGGACGCAAGATCTCGTGGGCGAAGCTGCGCGCGCTGGTGGGCGTTAACAAGCTCTCGCTGCCCGACGCGTCGCTGGCCCTGGACGCCACCGGTTACGAGCGCGGCACCATCACGCCGTTCGGCTCCACGACGGACTGGCCCGTCTTCGCGGATGCGCTCGTGGCCGGTCGCACCGTCGCCATGGGGGCGGGCGAGCACGGCTTCAGCGCCTTCGTGGACGGCGACGCGCTCATCGCCGCGTTCGACGCGACGGTCGCCGACATCACCGACCCGGAGTAGCGCCGCCGGGTCGCACGCGTCCGGCGGCCTTCAGTGCGCTCCCCCGTCGTTCGGCTCCGGCTCGGATGCCTGCTGCTGCGGAATGACGCACACGTCACCGTCGCAGACCACCGCGTTCGGGTCGCCGAGCGGGGTGAGGCCGCTCACGCGTACACCCCGGCCACGTCCGCCTCGTCGTCGGAGGCCGCTGCATCCGAGCCGCGCTCCGTCCAGACCTGCTCGAGGACCTGCGCGAAGGTCGCCGCCTCCTGCGCTCCCGAAACACCGTATTTGCCGTCGATCACGTAGAACGGCACCCCGTTGATGCCGAACTCCTGCGCGGTGGCCTGATCCTCGCGCACGGCGGCGAGGTAGTCGTTGCGCTCGAGCGCGGCGCGGGCATCCTCGGCATCGAGACCCACCTCCGACGCGTAGCCGATCAGGTCGTCGATGCGGCCGACGTGGCCGCCGTCGATGAAGTATGCGCGCATCAGACGCTCCTTCATCTCGGCCTGCTTGCCGTGCGCCTTGGCGTAGTGGATGAGCTCGTGCGCCTTCACCGTGTTGGTGTGCTGCATCGAGCCGAAGTCGTAGTCCAGACCGACCTGCTTCGCGATGCCGCCGACGCGCTCCAGCATCTGCTCGGCCTGCTCAGGGCTGATGCCCTTGTGCTGAGCCAGGTAGTCGGCCTCGTTGCCGTGGAAATCGACGGGGGTGTCGGGCGAGAGCTCGAAGGAGTGGAACTCCACCTCGACGTCACGGTCGTCACCGCCGCCGCTGAAGAGACCTGCGCCGGCCTCGAACTTGCGTTTTCCGATGTAGCACCACGGGCACGCGATGTCGGACCAGATGTCTACCTTGATGGGTTCACTCACGAATCGGTTCAACCTTGCGCGGGCGCTCGCTATTCCACCGATGGATAGCATGAACGGATGCTCACGGCCAGCAGCCCTCTGCCGTCGCGTCCGCAGCGCATCCTGGTCGCCGGCGGCAGCGGGTCGGGCAAGTCGACGCTCGCGGCTCGGATCGCGGAGGTCACGGGGTACCCCTATCAGGAGATC from Humibacter ginsenosidimutans harbors:
- a CDS encoding deoxyguanosinetriphosphate triphosphohydrolase, with amino-acid sequence MAADHGYTEFDRERWLPEQHSTRRSDFARDRARLLHSSALRRLAAKTQVLSPTAGLDFARNRLTHSLEVAQVGRELASSLGLDPDVVDTACLAHDIGHPPFGHNGERALSEWSADIGGFEGNAQTLRLLTRLEPKVFGDDGHPYGLNLTRASLDASCKYPWPSSSSVADPSGRAKFGFYADDEPAFHWLREGAPDRVRCIEAQVMDLSDDIAYSVHDFEDAVVNGYIDVAALSSRTDHDALVSSMYEWIGGEVTHDELIEAFDRLDSLDAWVGDWDGSRRAQARLKNLTSQLIGRFAVSSARATREAYQRECLIRFGADVVVPRGIQAEIAVLKGIVATFVMSRNTRQPIYARQRTMLTDLASALLDGGEQHLDPGFAEDWGQSSDDAERKRVVVDQVASLTDQSAIAWFERLAQGRRTHDAL
- the dusB gene encoding tRNA dihydrouridine synthase DusB codes for the protein MSPSATLSPSQLAIGPLRLDSPVVLAPMAGITNTAFRRLCREFGAGLYVSEMITSRALVERTPESMRLIRHHESETPRSIQLYGVDPKTVREAVTMLVAEDRADHIDLNFGCPVPKVTRKGGGAALPWKLDLFRDIVTAAVRAAGDLPLTVKMRKGIDGDHLTYLEAGRIAEDAGVASIALHARTASEFYSGHADWSAIATLKETVTSVPVLGNGDIWTGADAVRMVEQTGCDGVVVGRGCLGRPWLFGDLSAAFKARAGEISAEEAAAATARPSLGEVMAAFRRHAELLVEFFESEERGCRDIRKHVAWYFKGYPVGGELRARLATVETLAALDDLLGTLDPTLPYPGEDAEGPRGRAGTPKVPALPDRWLESRSIEATQHAQLAEAEVNTSGG
- a CDS encoding aminoacyl-tRNA deacylase, translated to MAPPRDAERTWWAVAEGRDRVLEDAAARGVEVRIVPRPRADSLQEAAALLGIEPSDIVKTLVVKRHDGDYLFALVPGGRKISWAKLRALVGVNKLSLPDASLALDATGYERGTITPFGSTTDWPVFADALVAGRTVAMGAGEHGFSAFVDGDALIAAFDATVADITDPE
- a CDS encoding DsbA family oxidoreductase — translated: MSEPIKVDIWSDIACPWCYIGKRKFEAGAGLFSGGGDDRDVEVEFHSFELSPDTPVDFHGNEADYLAQHKGISPEQAEQMLERVGGIAKQVGLDYDFGSMQHTNTVKAHELIHYAKAHGKQAEMKERLMRAYFIDGGHVGRIDDLIGYASEVGLDAEDARAALERNDYLAAVREDQATAQEFGINGVPFYVIDGKYGVSGAQEAATFAQVLEQVWTERGSDAAASDDEADVAGVYA